The proteins below come from a single Candidatus Hydrogenedentota bacterium genomic window:
- the rsxC gene encoding electron transport complex subunit RsxC — MRHIAKTFARGIHPPEHKEGTRSLAIRRLPFAPELIVPLLQHTGAPAAPCVNDGQEVVRGEPIAKAGGFVSVPMHAPVTGVVTAIERRLSAKGDMVRSIVIRTYMGADQEVLYSAPQDIDTMPVHELIRAVQDTGVVGLGGAAFPTHVKLAVPEGKRIDTVIVNGCECEPYLTTDHRVMLEYADDIHVGIQIVQKAVGAERTVIATEDNKLDAAEALWTSPRIAPTTSIAVLKTHYPQGAEKMITKVVLDREVPSGGLPAEVGVAVFNVATLAQLGELLPKRQGLIERVVTITGPGVAHPGNYMVALGTPLSFALKHAGLRADATEVIFGGPMMGPAVADPDVPITKGITGILVLTEAETSKQPTKVYPCIKCGRCVEACPIHLNPSRLGLLAKSGLYETMETDFHLSDCFECGCCTYVCPAHIPLVQQFRVAKQLNRQRKAAQS; from the coding sequence ATGCGACATATCGCGAAGACGTTCGCGCGCGGAATTCATCCGCCGGAGCACAAGGAGGGCACGCGCTCTCTGGCGATCCGGCGTTTGCCGTTCGCGCCCGAACTCATTGTGCCGTTGCTGCAACATACGGGGGCGCCCGCGGCGCCGTGCGTCAACGACGGGCAGGAAGTCGTACGGGGGGAGCCAATCGCGAAGGCGGGCGGGTTTGTTTCGGTTCCGATGCACGCGCCGGTGACGGGTGTCGTAACCGCAATCGAACGCAGGCTGAGTGCGAAAGGCGACATGGTTCGATCGATCGTGATCCGCACGTATATGGGCGCGGACCAGGAAGTGCTGTACAGCGCGCCGCAAGACATCGACACAATGCCGGTACATGAATTGATACGGGCCGTGCAGGACACGGGGGTGGTGGGTCTGGGCGGCGCGGCGTTTCCGACGCACGTGAAGTTGGCGGTGCCCGAAGGTAAACGCATTGACACCGTGATCGTGAACGGGTGCGAGTGCGAACCATATCTGACCACCGACCACAGGGTGATGCTCGAGTATGCCGACGATATTCACGTGGGAATACAGATCGTGCAGAAGGCCGTCGGCGCGGAGCGCACGGTAATTGCGACGGAGGACAATAAGCTCGACGCGGCGGAAGCGCTGTGGACGTCGCCCCGCATTGCGCCAACGACGTCGATCGCCGTCCTGAAGACGCATTATCCGCAAGGCGCGGAGAAGATGATCACAAAAGTCGTGCTTGACCGCGAGGTGCCATCGGGTGGATTGCCGGCGGAAGTTGGCGTCGCGGTGTTCAACGTGGCGACGCTGGCGCAGCTCGGCGAGCTGCTGCCGAAACGGCAGGGGCTAATCGAGCGCGTGGTGACGATCACCGGGCCGGGCGTGGCGCATCCGGGTAACTATATGGTCGCGCTGGGGACGCCACTAAGCTTTGCGCTCAAGCATGCGGGGTTGCGCGCCGATGCGACGGAGGTGATCTTTGGCGGACCGATGATGGGTCCAGCGGTGGCGGACCCCGATGTGCCCATCACAAAGGGTATTACCGGCATTCTCGTGCTGACGGAAGCGGAAACTTCAAAGCAGCCCACGAAAGTGTATCCGTGCATCAAATGCGGGCGCTGCGTTGAGGCGTGCCCGATTCACCTCAATCCGTCGCGCCTGGGGTTGCTCGCGAAGAGCGGGCTGTACGAAACGATGGAGACGGATTTTCATCTAAGCGATTGCTTCGAGTGCGGCTGCTGCACGTATGTGTGTCCGGCGCACATTCCGTTAGTCCAGCAGTTTCGCGTGGCGAAGCAGTTAAACCGGCAGCGGAAGGCGGCACAATCATGA
- a CDS encoding RnfABCDGE type electron transport complex subunit D, which translates to MSAKAHMLELRTSPHMQRAEGVETIMLNVVIALLPIVAFAVFLFGVSALALVIATTAACVVTEYIVCRLASKEPTVNDYSVVITGILLALTLPPGLPLWMAAVGGVVSVVVGKAVFGGLGYNVFNPALVGRAFLQAAFPTAITTWSPPLAPGRFTSFIPSTLTAPFAMANPIGDWVKSLGIDGFSGATPLALQKFEHIPTNVGSLAMGMTSGSAGETSAILILVCGAYLAWRKMLDWRIPASMLFSAFLTSGAFYVVNPDQYPTPVFTLFAGGLMLGAVFMASDMVASPVTPLGVWIYGALMGILTVIIRLKGGLPEGVMYAILLGNAVSPIIDNLTQPRIYGARRAKAKL; encoded by the coding sequence ATGAGCGCGAAGGCGCACATGCTCGAGTTGAGAACGTCGCCGCACATGCAGCGCGCGGAGGGCGTCGAGACGATCATGCTCAACGTTGTGATCGCGCTGCTGCCAATTGTGGCGTTCGCGGTGTTCCTGTTCGGCGTGAGCGCGTTGGCGCTGGTGATCGCCACAACGGCGGCCTGCGTTGTCACCGAATACATCGTGTGCAGACTCGCGAGCAAAGAACCGACGGTGAACGACTACAGCGTTGTCATTACGGGAATCCTGCTGGCGCTGACGTTGCCGCCCGGATTGCCGCTCTGGATGGCGGCGGTTGGCGGCGTGGTCTCGGTGGTGGTCGGCAAGGCGGTATTCGGAGGATTGGGGTACAACGTTTTCAATCCTGCGCTGGTTGGACGCGCGTTCTTGCAGGCGGCGTTTCCTACGGCGATTACGACGTGGTCCCCCCCACTCGCGCCAGGCCGGTTCACGTCGTTCATACCGTCGACGTTGACCGCGCCGTTTGCCATGGCCAACCCGATCGGCGACTGGGTGAAATCGCTCGGCATTGACGGTTTTAGCGGGGCGACCCCGCTGGCGCTGCAAAAATTCGAGCACATCCCGACGAATGTGGGTTCGCTTGCGATGGGAATGACTTCCGGCAGCGCGGGCGAGACGTCGGCGATTCTGATCTTAGTCTGCGGCGCGTATCTCGCGTGGCGCAAGATGCTGGATTGGCGCATACCCGCATCGATGCTGTTTTCGGCATTTCTCACGAGCGGCGCGTTCTACGTTGTCAATCCGGATCAGTATCCGACGCCGGTGTTCACGCTCTTCGCCGGTGGATTGATGCTTGGCGCGGTATTCATGGCGTCCGACATGGTGGCGTCGCCGGTGACGCCGCTTGGTGTGTGGATTTACGGCGCGTTGATGGGAATTCTCACGGTAATTATCCGCCTCAAGGGAGGTCTGCCCGAGGGCGTGATGTACGCAATCCTCCTGGGCAACGCCGTGTCGCCGATCATCGACAACCTGACGCAGCCGCGCATTTACGGCGCGCGCCGCGCGAAGGCGAAGCTATGA
- a CDS encoding FMN-binding protein, which translates to MSASPQIAQRRGGDMWRMLRTLAGVSLLSGMLIVLAYETTLPRILANRQRAIEEAVFRVLPGATAKVTYAVEGESLRRAQEGHAGGEKIYAGYDNTGRLVGVAIEGAGQGYQDVIRVLFGYSPDTQCATGFTVIESKETPGLGDKIGFDPAFLANFDGLPLTVNDDVSGLQHDVVGVKHGAKKSAWEIDGVSGATISTRAVGRIVTDSAGRIVPIVLKQVDQIRARE; encoded by the coding sequence ATGAGCGCATCACCACAGATAGCGCAACGGCGCGGTGGCGATATGTGGCGAATGCTGCGGACGCTCGCGGGCGTGTCGCTGCTAAGCGGCATGCTGATTGTGCTGGCGTACGAGACGACGCTGCCAAGGATTCTCGCGAACCGGCAACGCGCAATCGAGGAGGCCGTGTTTCGGGTATTGCCGGGGGCGACGGCGAAGGTTACGTATGCCGTCGAAGGCGAATCGCTTCGACGTGCGCAAGAGGGGCACGCAGGCGGCGAGAAGATTTATGCGGGTTATGACAACACGGGGAGATTGGTTGGGGTCGCGATCGAGGGCGCCGGCCAGGGCTACCAGGACGTGATTCGTGTGCTCTTTGGCTATTCGCCGGACACGCAGTGCGCGACAGGATTCACGGTGATTGAAAGCAAAGAGACGCCGGGGCTTGGCGACAAGATTGGGTTCGATCCGGCTTTTTTGGCGAATTTTGACGGGCTTCCATTGACCGTTAACGACGACGTTTCCGGTTTGCAGCACGACGTCGTGGGCGTAAAGCACGGTGCAAAGAAGAGCGCATGGGAGATTGACGGGGTTTCCGGCGCGACAATTTCAACGAGGGCCGTTGGCCGGATCGTCACCGACAGCGCGGGGCGAATTGTGCCGATCGTGTTGAAGCAGGTGGACCAGATTAGGGCACGCGAATGA
- a CDS encoding electron transport complex subunit E: MAKQTNLGPSPLDTLLNGLWRENPVFVMVLGMCPTLAVTNSVTNAITMGIATTFVLVGSSTLVSLMRNVVPKQVRIATYIVIIATFVTIVDYVIQAISLQVYQALGAFIQLIVVNCIILGRAEAFASKNTVHRSALDAIGMGLGFTIALLCLGCVREVLGAGTFMGARVTGDRFEPWGLMVLPPGGFFVLGAWLLVFSWWRQRGDAKASQPDETEKANAA; encoded by the coding sequence ATGGCGAAACAGACAAACTTGGGACCGTCACCGCTCGACACCCTGCTCAACGGGCTGTGGCGGGAAAACCCGGTCTTCGTGATGGTACTGGGCATGTGTCCGACGCTTGCCGTAACGAACTCGGTCACGAACGCAATCACGATGGGGATTGCCACTACGTTTGTACTCGTTGGGTCGAGCACGCTCGTGTCGCTGATGCGGAACGTTGTACCGAAGCAGGTGCGCATCGCGACGTACATTGTCATCATCGCGACGTTTGTCACCATCGTCGATTACGTCATTCAGGCAATTAGCTTGCAGGTGTATCAGGCGCTCGGGGCGTTCATCCAACTAATTGTCGTGAATTGCATCATTCTTGGCCGTGCGGAGGCGTTTGCTTCCAAGAATACGGTTCACCGGTCCGCGCTGGATGCGATTGGCATGGGGCTCGGCTTTACGATTGCGCTGTTGTGCCTGGGGTGCGTGCGCGAGGTCCTGGGGGCCGGTACGTTTATGGGCGCGCGTGTCACGGGCGATCGGTTCGAACCGTGGGGGCTCATGGTGCTGCCGCCGGGCGGGTTTTTCGTGCTGGGCGCGTGGCTGCTCGTGTTTTCGTGGTGGCGGCAGCGCGGCGACGCAAAGGCTTCGCAGCCGGACGAAACGGAAAAGGCGAACGCCGCATGA
- a CDS encoding RnfABCDGE type electron transport complex subunit A, with protein MKSDSLTFIFLNACIMNNFVLSAFLGICPFLGVSGKLDTASRMGIAVTFVMLVTSACATGVNLLLAYLQMEYLRLICFIVVIACAVQLVEMVMKKFSPALFRALGIYLPLITTNCAILALALFQTFKQYNFLQGIVYAVGAGAGFSLALVIMAGLREQLNLAEVPDAVRGTALSLIIAGILSLAFMGFAGLGG; from the coding sequence ATGAAGTCCGATTCGTTGACATTCATTTTCTTGAACGCGTGCATTATGAACAATTTCGTCTTGAGCGCGTTTCTGGGGATTTGTCCGTTTCTGGGCGTATCGGGGAAGCTCGATACGGCGAGCCGTATGGGCATTGCGGTCACGTTCGTGATGCTTGTGACATCGGCGTGCGCGACGGGAGTGAACCTGCTGTTGGCGTATTTGCAGATGGAGTATCTGCGTCTCATTTGCTTCATTGTGGTTATCGCCTGCGCCGTGCAGCTTGTGGAAATGGTGATGAAGAAATTCAGCCCCGCGCTGTTTCGGGCGCTGGGAATTTACCTGCCGCTAATCACGACGAACTGCGCGATCCTGGCGCTGGCGTTGTTCCAGACGTTCAAACAATACAACTTCCTGCAAGGCATTGTGTACGCCGTTGGCGCGGGCGCCGGCTTTTCGCTTGCGCTCGTCATCATGGCGGGCCTGCGGGAACAGTTAAACCTTGCCGAAGTACCGGACGCGGTGCGCGGCACGGCGCTGAGTCTCATCATTGCGGGCATCTTATCGCTCGCGTTCATGGGATTCGCAGGTTTGGGAGGTTAG
- a CDS encoding oxidoreductase yields MNAETRETTTLLREYDISHPKVAIVKESTRITPLQSDVEVRHIVLDIGEGGLDFVEGQSIGVLTPGPHDFGNPTHLRLYSIASSRRGEDGKGMTISICVRRCYYVDEISGERYPGVASNFLCDALPGDRIDVTGPYGHQFSVPSDVNSNILMVGVGTGIAPFRAFVKHIYDERRTWKGKVRLFYGARTGMETLYLNDIKRDIGQFYDKDTFKAFEAVSPRPHLDMPVELDRLLIANAEEIWELANDSRTYVYIAGLEDASKHFNKAMSAIAGSEAKWAMLREALVSEKRLFELLY; encoded by the coding sequence ATGAACGCCGAAACAAGAGAGACAACAACACTTCTGCGCGAGTACGACATCAGCCACCCGAAGGTGGCCATCGTCAAAGAGTCTACGCGCATTACGCCCTTGCAGTCCGACGTGGAAGTGCGGCATATCGTGCTCGATATTGGCGAAGGCGGACTCGACTTTGTCGAGGGCCAGAGCATCGGCGTGCTGACGCCGGGACCGCACGACTTCGGCAATCCGACGCATTTGCGACTGTACTCGATAGCAAGTTCGCGCCGCGGCGAGGACGGGAAAGGCATGACTATTTCAATCTGCGTTCGGCGCTGCTACTACGTCGACGAAATCAGCGGCGAGCGCTATCCGGGCGTTGCGTCAAATTTCTTGTGCGACGCGCTTCCCGGGGACCGAATAGACGTCACCGGGCCGTACGGACACCAGTTTTCGGTTCCGAGCGATGTAAACAGCAACATTCTCATGGTCGGGGTGGGCACTGGCATTGCTCCGTTCCGTGCATTCGTGAAGCATATTTATGACGAACGGCGCACATGGAAAGGCAAAGTGCGGTTGTTCTACGGCGCGCGTACGGGTATGGAGACGCTGTATCTCAACGACATCAAACGCGACATTGGGCAGTTTTACGACAAGGACACGTTCAAGGCGTTCGAAGCGGTGAGCCCGCGCCCGCATTTGGATATGCCGGTCGAACTGGACCGATTGCTCATTGCAAACGCGGAGGAAATCTGGGAGTTGGCGAACGATTCGAGGACCTACGTATACATCGCGGGGTTGGAGGATGCGTCAAAGCATTTCAACAAGGCAATGTCCGCGATTGCGGGTTCCGAAGCCAAGTGGGCGATGCTGCGCGAGGCGTTGGTGTCCGAGAAGCGGTTGTTCGAGTTGTTGTATTGA
- the hypE gene encoding hydrogenase expression/formation protein HypE, with amino-acid sequence MNGQTPESLSCPLPLPQDEQITMIHGGGGTAMHRLIERVFKSQFDNDLLRQDHDAAVFAVDGTRFAFTTDSFVIQPLVFPGGDIGSLAVYGTVNDLAMAGARPLYLSAGFIVEAGLPTQVLSDIVASMQRAAEASNIQIVTGDTKVVEHGHGDGVFINTAGIGVIEHGRVIAPRSIQPGDAVLVSGDLGRHGIAVMAVREGLEFETTLTSDCAPLAAPVLALLRENVAIRCLRDLTRGGLTSAVNEIAAASGRAVHLRESAIPVRDDVRGACELLGLDPLAVANEGRFVAIVDHSDADRALDTLRGHAVDTTPAVIGEVLDSSPARVTIESRIGSVRILDMPSGEQLPRIC; translated from the coding sequence ATGAACGGCCAGACGCCCGAATCTCTGTCCTGTCCGCTTCCGCTTCCGCAGGACGAACAAATCACCATGATTCACGGCGGCGGCGGAACGGCCATGCACCGTCTAATCGAGCGTGTCTTCAAGTCACAGTTCGACAATGACCTCCTCCGCCAGGACCACGACGCGGCCGTATTCGCAGTCGACGGCACGCGGTTCGCCTTCACGACCGACTCGTTTGTGATACAACCGCTCGTCTTTCCCGGCGGAGATATTGGATCGCTCGCGGTGTACGGCACGGTGAACGATCTCGCGATGGCCGGTGCGCGGCCGCTGTACCTCAGCGCCGGATTCATTGTCGAAGCCGGACTGCCCACGCAGGTCTTGTCCGATATCGTGGCATCCATGCAGCGGGCCGCGGAAGCCTCCAACATACAAATCGTCACCGGTGACACAAAAGTCGTAGAACACGGTCACGGCGACGGCGTGTTCATCAATACCGCCGGTATTGGCGTAATCGAACACGGCCGCGTCATCGCGCCGCGATCGATTCAACCCGGCGATGCAGTGTTGGTCAGCGGCGATCTGGGGCGTCATGGAATCGCGGTTATGGCCGTGCGGGAAGGGCTCGAATTCGAAACGACGCTCACCAGCGACTGCGCGCCGCTCGCCGCCCCCGTATTGGCGTTGCTGCGCGAAAACGTCGCCATCCGTTGTTTGCGCGATCTGACACGCGGCGGACTGACCAGCGCCGTCAACGAGATTGCGGCCGCCTCCGGACGCGCTGTGCATCTGCGCGAATCGGCAATACCCGTCCGCGACGACGTCCGCGGCGCGTGCGAACTTTTGGGACTCGACCCTTTGGCCGTTGCAAACGAAGGGCGCTTCGTCGCGATCGTAGACCATTCGGATGCCGATCGCGCACTCGATACGCTGCGCGGTCACGCCGTGGACACGACTCCCGCCGTTATCGGCGAAGTGTTGGATTCCAGTCCCGCCCGCGTCACGATCGAAAGCCGCATCGGCAGCGTCCGAATTCTCGACATGCCGAGCGGCGAGCAACTTCCGCGAATCTGCTAG
- the hypD gene encoding hydrogenase formation protein HypD, translating into MKYIDEYRDASNARRIADEIRRVTTGPHAIMEVCGGQTHAIVKFGIDELLPPAIELIHGPGCPVCVTPVELIDKAIAIARQPDAVFCSFGDMLRVPGSRDDLFRAKASGADVRIVYSPLDALNLAKNNPGKQVVFFAVGFETTAPANALAVFQAHQSNIENFSILCSHVLVPPAMEAILSSPDCRVNGFLAAGHVCTIMGYTEYEPLAKKYNVPIVVTGFEPLDILHGVLLCVRQLEEGRAEVENQYARSVSREGNRHAQRLIETVYQIAPRGWRGIGTIARSGLALRPPFDRYDAERRFDVSEIVAHESEDCISGLVLRGVKKPRECPAFGTRCTPDHPLGAPMVSGEGACAAYYRYKQSEPAVLAGPCA; encoded by the coding sequence GTGAAATACATCGACGAATACCGCGATGCATCCAATGCGCGCAGAATTGCGGATGAAATTCGCCGCGTTACAACCGGGCCGCACGCCATCATGGAAGTGTGCGGCGGGCAGACCCACGCCATCGTCAAGTTTGGGATTGACGAGTTGCTTCCGCCGGCGATCGAATTGATCCACGGCCCCGGCTGTCCCGTTTGCGTCACGCCCGTCGAACTCATCGACAAGGCCATTGCCATCGCGCGCCAGCCAGACGCCGTCTTCTGTTCCTTTGGCGATATGCTGCGCGTCCCCGGAAGCCGCGACGACCTGTTCCGCGCGAAAGCGTCCGGCGCGGACGTGCGCATCGTGTATTCGCCGTTGGACGCGCTCAATCTCGCAAAGAACAACCCCGGCAAGCAGGTTGTCTTCTTCGCGGTGGGATTCGAAACCACGGCGCCTGCAAATGCATTGGCCGTGTTTCAGGCACACCAATCAAATATCGAGAACTTCTCCATCCTCTGTTCACACGTGCTCGTCCCGCCGGCGATGGAAGCCATTCTCTCGTCACCCGATTGCCGAGTAAACGGATTCCTTGCGGCGGGCCACGTCTGTACGATTATGGGCTATACCGAATACGAGCCGCTCGCAAAGAAGTATAATGTGCCAATCGTCGTAACCGGGTTCGAACCGCTTGACATCCTCCATGGCGTGCTCCTGTGCGTGCGCCAATTGGAGGAAGGCCGGGCGGAAGTCGAAAACCAATATGCGCGATCCGTGTCGCGCGAAGGCAACCGGCACGCGCAGCGCCTTATCGAGACCGTGTATCAGATCGCGCCACGCGGGTGGCGCGGCATCGGTACGATTGCGCGCAGCGGACTCGCGTTGCGCCCGCCGTTCGACCGCTACGACGCGGAGCGCCGCTTCGACGTCTCGGAAATCGTCGCGCACGAATCCGAGGATTGCATCAGCGGGCTCGTGCTGCGCGGCGTGAAGAAGCCGCGCGAGTGCCCCGCGTTCGGCACCCGCTGCACACCTGACCATCCACTCGGCGCGCCGATGGTCTCCGGCGAAGGCGCCTGTGCGGCCTATTACCGGTACAAGCAGTCCGAACCTGCCGTTCTCGCAGGCCCGTGCGCATAG
- a CDS encoding HypC/HybG/HupF family hydrogenase formation chaperone — MCLAVPGEILSIDEGDPILRKARVSFGGMVKEVSLALLPEASEGQYVLVHAGVGISIVNDAEAERIFDYLDQLGELEESGGASS, encoded by the coding sequence ATGTGCCTAGCCGTGCCCGGCGAAATCCTGTCGATCGACGAAGGCGATCCGATTCTCAGAAAGGCCCGCGTCAGTTTCGGCGGTATGGTGAAGGAGGTCTCGCTTGCGCTCCTGCCCGAAGCCAGTGAAGGACAATACGTGCTCGTACACGCCGGCGTCGGAATCAGCATTGTCAACGACGCCGAAGCGGAAAGGATTTTCGACTACTTGGACCAACTCGGTGAACTCGAAGAATCTGGCGGCGCTTCGTCGTGA
- the hypF gene encoding carbamoyltransferase HypF → MDVNTIHTHAVGSHEIVRVHVVVRGAVQGIGFRPFVYRLALELDLVGTVANSPYGLVIDAEGQSAAVQSFLRRLHAEKPPLSRIETMDVVHLAPVHAREFAIVDSEKDGDTSAFVMPDIAVCAECLREMRDPSNRRYRYPFINCTHCGPRFSLVHAMPYDRPNTSMRAFRMCAQCRDEYEDPADRRFHAQPIACANCGPSISIWGPEGDVYASHHDALLMAATEVRAGRIVAVKGLGGFQLVADARDAHAVALLRKRKHRDEKPFAVMYPDLDMVRADCDVLPLEAALLVSPESPIVLLNRRRACVRVAANVAPGVATLGVMLPYTPLHHLLLDELGFPIVATSGNKSDEPICIDEHEALERLGGIADFFLVHDRPIVRQMDDSIARVIAGREMVLRRARGYAPLPIDCGETGPCTLSAGAHLKNTVAVSKGCQVFVSQHIGDLESVQAVDAFKREVSAMTRLFGGSAEQVACDLHPDYASTKLARATSLPVRGVQHHYAHILACMAEHKLEGPVLGVSWDGTGLGTDGRIWGGEFLRATRDGFTRIAHLREFRLPGGDQAIREPRRSALSVLMESGAMPVEVSRSALDRLNPARLGLIPTLRAFRGDEIPTLIAMIQNRINSPVTTSAGRLFDAVASICGVCQRASYEGQAAMLLEALAKDAPAHGAAYRFDVIERGDGIVLDWAPVIRALAADVRNDEPPQHIAACFHDSLATAILEVSRRAHLYEVVLSGGCFQNSVLAERTIALLTDNGFLPHWHRFVPPNDGGIALGQAVFAMRHPAEPSRCA, encoded by the coding sequence ATGGACGTGAACACTATCCACACGCACGCTGTCGGCTCGCACGAAATCGTTCGCGTGCACGTCGTGGTGCGCGGCGCGGTACAGGGCATCGGCTTTCGCCCATTCGTGTATCGCCTCGCGCTTGAACTCGATCTCGTAGGCACAGTCGCGAACTCGCCGTACGGCCTCGTCATCGACGCCGAGGGTCAGTCGGCCGCCGTCCAGTCGTTTCTTCGGCGGTTGCATGCCGAAAAGCCGCCCCTCTCGCGCATCGAGACCATGGATGTCGTCCATCTCGCACCGGTACATGCCCGGGAGTTCGCGATTGTAGACAGCGAAAAGGATGGTGACACCAGCGCGTTTGTCATGCCGGATATTGCCGTGTGCGCGGAGTGTCTGCGCGAAATGCGTGACCCCTCGAACCGGCGCTACCGCTATCCATTTATCAACTGCACCCACTGCGGGCCACGTTTCTCCCTCGTGCACGCGATGCCTTATGACCGGCCCAACACGTCGATGCGCGCATTCCGAATGTGTGCGCAGTGCCGCGACGAATACGAGGACCCCGCCGACCGGCGGTTCCACGCGCAACCCATCGCCTGCGCGAATTGCGGTCCGTCAATATCCATTTGGGGACCCGAAGGCGACGTGTACGCGTCGCACCATGACGCGCTGCTCATGGCGGCGACGGAGGTGCGCGCGGGCCGCATCGTGGCCGTGAAGGGCTTGGGCGGGTTCCAGCTCGTTGCCGACGCGCGCGACGCGCACGCGGTTGCCCTGCTGCGAAAACGAAAGCACCGCGATGAAAAGCCGTTCGCAGTCATGTATCCCGATCTCGATATGGTTCGGGCCGACTGCGACGTGTTACCGCTCGAGGCGGCGCTGCTCGTGTCGCCCGAGTCGCCGATAGTATTGCTGAACCGCAGGCGGGCGTGCGTTCGCGTAGCGGCCAACGTCGCGCCGGGCGTCGCCACGCTCGGCGTCATGCTGCCCTACACGCCATTGCATCACCTGCTCTTGGACGAACTCGGTTTTCCCATCGTCGCGACCAGCGGCAACAAGAGCGACGAACCCATCTGCATTGACGAACACGAGGCGCTGGAACGCCTCGGCGGCATCGCCGATTTCTTTCTTGTTCACGACCGCCCCATCGTGCGTCAGATGGACGACTCGATCGCGCGCGTCATCGCCGGCCGCGAAATGGTGCTGCGCCGCGCGCGCGGCTACGCGCCGCTGCCCATCGATTGCGGCGAAACAGGTCCGTGCACCCTTTCGGCGGGCGCGCACCTGAAGAACACGGTCGCTGTTTCCAAGGGCTGCCAGGTATTCGTCAGCCAGCACATCGGCGACTTGGAGTCAGTCCAGGCCGTCGACGCATTCAAACGCGAAGTCTCGGCGATGACGCGGCTCTTTGGCGGCAGCGCCGAGCAAGTCGCGTGCGATTTGCACCCCGATTACGCAAGCACAAAGCTCGCCCGCGCGACTTCCCTGCCGGTGCGCGGTGTGCAGCACCACTACGCGCACATCCTCGCGTGCATGGCCGAGCACAAACTCGAAGGCCCCGTTCTTGGCGTGTCGTGGGACGGGACAGGCTTGGGTACCGACGGCAGAATCTGGGGCGGGGAGTTTCTTCGCGCCACCCGGGATGGCTTCACGCGCATCGCGCACCTGCGCGAATTCCGGCTCCCCGGCGGCGACCAGGCCATCCGCGAACCGCGCCGGTCCGCGCTCTCGGTGCTCATGGAATCCGGTGCAATGCCCGTAGAAGTTTCGCGGTCCGCGCTTGATAGATTGAATCCCGCTCGACTCGGGCTCATCCCGACGTTGCGCGCCTTTCGCGGCGATGAAATCCCAACGCTTATCGCCATGATACAGAATCGCATCAATTCGCCGGTCACGACCAGCGCGGGCCGGCTCTTCGACGCCGTCGCATCCATTTGCGGTGTATGCCAGCGCGCATCCTACGAAGGCCAGGCGGCAATGTTGCTGGAAGCACTCGCGAAGGACGCGCCGGCCCATGGTGCTGCGTACCGGTTTGACGTGATCGAACGCGGGGACGGAATTGTCCTGGATTGGGCGCCCGTCATACGCGCCCTGGCCGCTGATGTGCGCAACGACGAACCACCGCAGCACATCGCAGCGTGCTTTCACGATTCGCTTGCCACGGCTATTCTCGAAGTCTCGCGCCGCGCCCATCTCTACGAGGTTGTACTTAGCGGCGGCTGCTTCCAAAATTCGGTGCTCGCCGAACGAACCATCGCACTGCTCACTGACAACGGCTTCCTTCCCCATTGGCACCGCTTCGTCCCGCCAAACGACGGCGGTATCGCATTAGGACAGGCAGTATTTGCGATGCGACACCCCGCGGAGCCGTCGCGATGTGCCTAG